The following nucleotide sequence is from Austwickia chelonae.
TTGAGCGGCTCGATTCCCTGAGCTACCCAGGTCGCCCTCGCACCGCCATATGGTTGGTCGGGCCCTGGCGACTCGGCGTCCGCCCCCTCGTCTGACGGCGAATCGAGCATGCTGGGAAGAAAGCTCGTAGGAGTGCACGATGACAGGGTGAGTGCCAGGCAGACACACAGGGCAAAACGGCGCATCTGTTCACGATAAACGCCGTTTGGACGTTCGTCCCGCTCTGTGCTCGACCAGCGGCCGGATCGTTACCGACCTGCGCTTCTCCGCCATCTCGGCGGCGCCGCCGACATCCCCGACCGAAGACACCTAGAGTGCATGAGATGACCCTCCACGACGCCTACGACACCGCAGACCGCGAACGTTGGGTGGCTGAGGACCCCGCGCAGAAACGCTCCGACCGTGATGATTTCGCACGGGATCGAGCCCGCTTGGTGCACTCGGCCGCCTTGCGCAGACTCGGCGCGAAGACCCAGGTCATGCGCCCCGACGCCGACGACTTCATCCGCAACCGCCTGACCCACTCCCTGGAAGTCGCTCAGATCGGCAGAGAATTCGGCGCCGTGCTGGGATGCTCGGCCGACGTCGTCGACACCGCCTGCCTGGCCCACGACCTAGGACACCCACCCTTCGGCCACTACGGCGAACAGGTCCTCGACGAACTGTCCGCAGACATCGGCGGCTTCGAAGGGAATGCCCAGACGCTCCGCCTGCTCACCCGCCTCGAAGCCAAACGTTTCCACGCCGACGGAACCTCGGCCGGCCTCAACCTCACCCGGGCCAGCCTGGACGCTGCCACCAAATACCCTTGGCCGAGAGGGCAACATCCCACCGGAGGACGTAAGTACGGCGTCTACCAGGAAGACGAAGACGCCTTCACCTGGCTGCGACGAGACGCGCCCGTCGACGGGAAGTACACGCCCCGACGCTGTCTGGAAGCCCAGGTCATGGACTGGTCGGACGACGTGGCCTACTCGGTCCACGACGTCGAGGACGGCGTCGCCGCCGGGCTGATCGACCTGCGAGTGCTCACCTCGGCCGAAGAGATGACACCGGTCTACCAGGCAGCACGCTCCTGGTACGCCGCGGATCTCGACGAGGAGGAACTGGCCGCAGCCACTGCACGCATCCGCGACTCCGGAGCAGCCCCGACCCAGGCCTACGACGGCTCACGTCGCGCGCTGTCCGCCCTGAAAGACATGACCAGCAGGTTCATCGGTCACTTCGTCGCCGAGGTCGAACAGGCCACGCTCGACGTCCACGGACCAGGGCCACATGTTCGTTATGCCGCCGACCTCGTCATCCCCCGAGAGGTCCGCGCCGAATGCACCGTCCTGAAAGCATTGGCCGTGCACTTCATGATGCTCACCCCCGAAAGACACCGGACGATGGACGAACAGCGCACGATCATCGAAGAACTCCACGCCGCGTACACCAGCGCGCCGGAGGAACGACTGGACCCGGTCTTCCTGGCCGACTTCCACGCCGCTCCCGACGACACCCGACGTCGGCGGGTCGTGATCGACCAGATCGCCTCGTTGACCGACATGCGGGCGGTAGCCCTGGCCACCGGCTGGCGGCCTGCGCGGGCCTAGACTCGGCGCACATCGGCACGGGAGGTGGGAGAGAGATGGCTGGGCTCATCAAGGACGAGGACGTCCAAGCCGTCAAGGAGCGCGCGAACCTCGAAGAGATCGTCGGGGAACATGTCACCCTGCGTCGCGCCGGGATCGGCTCGCTGAAAGGGCTGTGCCCTTTCCACGACGAGAAGACCCCGTCGTTCACCGTTCGGCCCTCAGTCGGCTCCTGGCACTGCTTCGGGTGCGGTGAAGGCGGCGACGTCATCACCTTCGTGCAGAAGATCGACCATCTGTCCTTCGTGGAAGCAGTCGAACGACTCGCCGAGAAGAGCGGGATCGTGCTCCGTTACGAGGACGGTGAACGACCGCGGGAAGAGGCCCCCGGACGGCGAACCCGGCTGGTGGAAGCCCACCGGGTCGCTGAAGAGTTCTACGCCGCAACATTGATGAACAGCAAAGAGGCCCGTGCCGGGCGGGACTTCCTCCGAGGCCGGGATTTCGACTCCCAGGCGGCAGCTCGCTTCGGGGTCGGCTACGCGCCCAGACAAGGCGAAGCCCTGGTCGCACACCTGCGCGGCAAGGGCTTCGCCGAGGAAGAACTGGTCGTCTCCGGGCTGGTCGGGCGCGGCACACGCGGGCTGTACGACCGTTTCCGCGGGCGCCTGGTCTGGCCCATCCGGGAGATCACCGGCGACACTGTCGGCTTCGGCGCGCGAAGGTTGTTCGACGACGACCGTATTCAGGCGAAGTACCTGAACACCTCCGAGACGCCGATCTACAAGAAGACCTCTGTGTTGTACGGCTTGGACCTGGCGAAGAAAGCGATCTCCCGGGAGCGTACGGCGGTCATCGTCGAGGGGTACACCGATGTGATGGCCTGCCACCTGGCCGGGGTGGAAACAGCCGTGGCGACCTGTGGCACCTCTTTCGGGGTCGACCACATCAAGATGTTGCGGCGGATCATGCGTGACGAAGCCGGGGGAGTCCCCGCCCGGGCCGTGTTCACCTTCGACGGTGACGAAGCCGGACAGAAAGCCGCGATGCGGGCTTTCGACGAGGACCAACGCTGGACCAGCCAGTGCTACGTGGCTGTCGCCGACGCCGGCCAGGACCCGTGCGAATTGCGGATGCGTGGCGGAGAACTGGCGGTACGCGGCTTGATCGAGGACGCGGTGCCGATGTTCGAATTCGCGATCCGTACCGTCTTGGCCCGACATGATCTGAGCACTGTCGAGGGGCGGGTGGCCGGCATGCGGGCGGTGTCGCCGGTGATCGCCGGGATCCGTGACCGGTCGCTGCACCACGAGTACATCCGCACGGTCTCCGGCAGGATCGGAGTGGATATCGAACAGCTCGCGAGGGAAGTCGCCCGGGCTGATCGACATCGGTCTGCAGGAGGGCGGGGGCGCGCACATCCGGTCGTCGCAGCGCCCCAGGAGGCCTCTGCGGCGGCTGCCACGGGCTCTCCGGAGGGGGGAATGCTGCCATCGCCGGACATGAGCGTGCCGTCGGTCTTCCTGGCCGCGCAGTTCCTGCAGTTGCTCTTGCAGTATCCGCGGTTGCTGCCGGCCGAGGACGTCGCCCGGATCGAAGAGAGTTCGTTCGCGGCGTCGGCTCACCGGGTGATCTTCGAATCGGCTTCCCGGGCCGGTTTGGAGGTCGCGCATCGGCAGTCTGCCGCTGCCTGGGTGGAGCAACTCACCGCCGGTTGTCCTCCGGAAGTCCACCAGCTCGTGGTCGCGCTTTCGGTCGCAGAGATCCATGCCCGCCGAGACCCGGGATCGGGGGATCCCGATCAGCGCTACGTGGACGAGATCGTTTTCCGGATGCGTGAGCTGGGGCTGCGCCGAGCGATCGACGATGCGACGGTGGGGCTGCGTCGTCTGGAGAACGCCGACCCTGAGGGCGCTCGTGCGCAGGCGATCGAGTTGACTCGTCGACAACAGGAACTGGCTCGACTACGGGAGAGATATTCATGAGGTGGCCGGGGCGCGGACGTGAGGAACAGCTTCCGGAGGAGATCGCCGGACAGGTGGCTCTTCCCTCGGGGGACCGGCTGCTGGCGTGGTCGCGTGACGCAGCCTCCGGGGCCTACCTGGTGGCTTCCTTGTACGCGCTTCACCATGTGCCGGTCGCGGCGGGGGATGATCCGGTGGCGGCGATACGGCGAGGGGAGCCGTGGTCCCGTCCGTGGCGGGACATTGCCGCCGGGGCGTGGGATCCAGGGACGAAGACGCTCACGGTGACATGGTCGGACGGTGCACGGCCGGTCATGTGGACCTTGGCGGACGACAGCGTCCGTCTCCCCGCTGTCCTGCACGACCGGGTGCGGTCGAGCGTGTACGTGATGGCCCCGGTGCGGATGGGGGAGTCCGACCTGGGGCGGGTGGCTCTGCGTCGCGATTTCGAGAAGGGCACCTTGGTCGAGCAGGTGACCTTGAAGAGGGGACGGGCCTCGCAGGATCCGGAGGTCGCGGAATATGCCCAACTTCTCTTGCGTGACCTGCGGGAACAGGCTGGACTCCCAGTCGCTGAGTGATGTCAGCGCTGTGGCTGTCCACGTCCGGTTTCGCTCTGAGGGCATTCTTTTGCTAGAGTCCTGATCGCTGCGATCCCCCATAGCTCAACTGGCAGAGCATTCGACTGTTAATCGAAGGGTTATTGGTTCGAGTCCAATTGGGGGAGCCAGACCTTCGAAGGGGCGCCTCATCATCCGTGATGAGGCGCCCCTTCGCTATGTCCGTACTCCGTCGTGCATGAGCGGCCGCGCCGGGGCCCGATCCGCGGACAGAGGGTCGGTGTCGCCGCAGCGATCAGCTGAGTGGAGTTGTCGGGGCGAACTTCAGCCGCACTCAGGGGCAGCGGACAGACAAGCAGAGGCCCTGATGTATGACGAAGCCGTTACGCTCGTGTGGATGGACGCCCGGCCAAGGCAAGGGAAGTGGACCAGCAGCGAAAACCGCAGAGGTGGACGGTGTTCCTCTGTGAGCATCCCCACGGGATCACCATCTTCCGGTGGCTTCAGTGGAATCTGTAAATTGAGTTGAATGTCGGTATGTCATCAAGAGAAAATCCGGAGGGTACTCCCTCTTCGAATTCCTGTCTTGCTTTTCTGATACTTGCTTTTGGGTTGGCATGTGATATTCACGGTGAGCTCACCCTGGTGAGGGACGGAACGATTCTCCTGGCGGTTGGAATCTCTACATACTCCCTGCAATTGGGTCTTAAGAAAAGGGATCCAACTGGGGCTGTAATTTCTGCAGCTGTTTTGATTCTCTGTCTGGTTGTAGTGGCATCCCTGGTGTTAAGAATATTTTAGAGTTTTCTGCAGGGGTGGGGTGAGAGCCAGGATGGGGGAGTAACTTTCACCAGAACTTATGCAGGAATCTGCATGGCTAATCTGCTGGCTCACGGCAAGGTGCATGAGGCGCAGAAGGCTTAAATGCTGCAAAAAGTTCAATCTAGAAATGCGAAAGAGAGAGCCGATGTTCAGCCTTGTTGCTGTCGCGTATATCGCGAAGAGTGTCGCTAGTCGTTGATTCGTTGGCAGTAGCAGGCCGGGGTTTCGAGGATCTGCTCGGCGGTCTTGGTCCATGCGAAGGGCTTGGGGGCGTGATTTCTACCCCAGGTGTCATCCTGGTTGTTTCTGTGAGGAAAGCTGGGTTTGATTATTCAGCAAGTTCGCAGCAAGCGGCTTTCTTTCTTTCAGTGGTCGACTGAATGATAGCCCCGAGCAGGATCAGCTGAGGGGGCAGGATGGCATGTATCGACCCAGATGTGGCAGCGGCCACCTGCCAGTCCCACAGCATGAAAAACGCAAGGGACAGAGCTAATGCGACACTATTGAACCCTGTCGAAATTCTATCGGGCCAGCCATTCAAGGTAAAGGCCAGTCCTGCCGACGCCCACATGATCAAAGAAAAGCATCCAAGCGGGACCCAGCTTCCTGGGAATTCATTAACTCCCAGGAAGAAATCTGTCAAGCAGATTAAAAAAGTAGCAACTGGAATGATTTTCATTCGTATGCAATGGGGTTGACTAGCCATCTCTCGGGATGCCCATTTTTAGTCGTTGACTTCCTGGTGGAACGATACGGATTTCGTTGTCTCGACGAATACCTCCGGGCCGGGTTTAGTTGCTTGACCCACGCCCCAATCCTATGCGACAAG
It contains:
- a CDS encoding deoxyguanosinetriphosphate triphosphohydrolase; protein product: MTLHDAYDTADRERWVAEDPAQKRSDRDDFARDRARLVHSAALRRLGAKTQVMRPDADDFIRNRLTHSLEVAQIGREFGAVLGCSADVVDTACLAHDLGHPPFGHYGEQVLDELSADIGGFEGNAQTLRLLTRLEAKRFHADGTSAGLNLTRASLDAATKYPWPRGQHPTGGRKYGVYQEDEDAFTWLRRDAPVDGKYTPRRCLEAQVMDWSDDVAYSVHDVEDGVAAGLIDLRVLTSAEEMTPVYQAARSWYAADLDEEELAAATARIRDSGAAPTQAYDGSRRALSALKDMTSRFIGHFVAEVEQATLDVHGPGPHVRYAADLVIPREVRAECTVLKALAVHFMMLTPERHRTMDEQRTIIEELHAAYTSAPEERLDPVFLADFHAAPDDTRRRRVVIDQIASLTDMRAVALATGWRPARA
- the dnaG gene encoding DNA primase produces the protein MAGLIKDEDVQAVKERANLEEIVGEHVTLRRAGIGSLKGLCPFHDEKTPSFTVRPSVGSWHCFGCGEGGDVITFVQKIDHLSFVEAVERLAEKSGIVLRYEDGERPREEAPGRRTRLVEAHRVAEEFYAATLMNSKEARAGRDFLRGRDFDSQAAARFGVGYAPRQGEALVAHLRGKGFAEEELVVSGLVGRGTRGLYDRFRGRLVWPIREITGDTVGFGARRLFDDDRIQAKYLNTSETPIYKKTSVLYGLDLAKKAISRERTAVIVEGYTDVMACHLAGVETAVATCGTSFGVDHIKMLRRIMRDEAGGVPARAVFTFDGDEAGQKAAMRAFDEDQRWTSQCYVAVADAGQDPCELRMRGGELAVRGLIEDAVPMFEFAIRTVLARHDLSTVEGRVAGMRAVSPVIAGIRDRSLHHEYIRTVSGRIGVDIEQLAREVARADRHRSAGGRGRAHPVVAAPQEASAAAATGSPEGGMLPSPDMSVPSVFLAAQFLQLLLQYPRLLPAEDVARIEESSFAASAHRVIFESASRAGLEVAHRQSAAAWVEQLTAGCPPEVHQLVVALSVAEIHARRDPGSGDPDQRYVDEIVFRMRELGLRRAIDDATVGLRRLENADPEGARAQAIELTRRQQELARLRERYS